A genomic window from Luteolibacter sp. LG18 includes:
- a CDS encoding Gfo/Idh/MocA family oxidoreductase: MITRRHALKSFAALATIQIVPSRVLGLSGQTPPSQELTRAIIGCGGISASHLGMPGKLLALCDVDKRHLDQRMQQAGGEAKGIQGYHDFREVLARKDIDIIHVATPPHWHALMAIEAAKAGKDIWCEKPMSRTIGEGVAMVKAVEKHKRVFRLNTWFRFKDNFYGMGVPVKQLKKAAMHGLLGWPLKVTVSGVTGFDWKFVWSGKKDLPVQPVPEGFDYDFWLGPAPMKPYNAHRTHQTFRGYWDYDGGGLGDMGQHYLDPVQYILGKDDTGPISVEIDADPQDSDAIGSWRRIEFTYADGCKVILDGENKDKDAAYIEGPKGKIFKNFKSDIPDLEKKLAALPDPEPQLADFHEAVRTRKKFALNESNGFWSCTMVNMGVTAHRLNKSLKFDPKTLKFDDPAANALINQPMRGPWKIEV, from the coding sequence ATGATCACCCGTCGCCATGCCCTCAAGTCGTTCGCCGCGCTGGCGACCATCCAGATCGTGCCGAGCCGCGTGCTCGGGCTCTCCGGCCAGACGCCGCCCTCGCAGGAGCTGACCCGCGCCATTATCGGCTGCGGTGGCATCAGTGCCTCGCACCTCGGCATGCCGGGAAAATTGCTCGCGCTGTGCGACGTCGACAAACGCCACCTCGACCAGAGGATGCAGCAGGCCGGTGGCGAGGCGAAGGGCATCCAAGGTTACCACGATTTCCGCGAGGTGCTCGCGCGCAAGGACATCGACATCATCCACGTGGCCACGCCGCCGCATTGGCACGCGCTGATGGCGATCGAGGCCGCGAAGGCGGGCAAGGACATCTGGTGTGAGAAGCCGATGAGCCGCACGATCGGCGAGGGCGTCGCGATGGTGAAGGCGGTGGAGAAGCACAAGCGCGTGTTCCGTCTCAACACCTGGTTCCGCTTCAAGGACAACTTCTACGGGATGGGCGTGCCGGTGAAGCAGCTCAAGAAGGCGGCGATGCACGGTCTGCTCGGCTGGCCGCTGAAGGTCACCGTTTCCGGTGTGACGGGCTTCGATTGGAAGTTCGTGTGGTCCGGCAAGAAGGACCTGCCGGTGCAACCGGTGCCGGAGGGATTCGACTACGATTTCTGGCTCGGGCCCGCGCCGATGAAGCCCTACAACGCGCACCGCACGCACCAGACCTTCCGCGGCTACTGGGACTACGATGGCGGCGGCCTCGGCGACATGGGCCAGCACTATCTCGATCCGGTCCAGTATATCCTGGGCAAGGACGACACCGGTCCGATCTCGGTGGAGATCGACGCCGATCCGCAGGACTCCGATGCCATCGGCTCGTGGCGGCGCATCGAGTTCACCTACGCCGACGGCTGCAAGGTGATCCTCGACGGCGAGAACAAGGACAAGGACGCGGCTTACATCGAGGGGCCGAAGGGGAAGATCTTCAAGAACTTCAAATCCGACATCCCGGACCTGGAGAAGAAACTCGCCGCGCTGCCCGATCCCGAGCCGCAACTCGCCGACTTCCACGAGGCCGTGCGGACGCGGAAGAAATTCGCGCTCAACGAGAGCAACGGCTTCTGGTCCTGCACGATGGTGAACATGGGCGTCACCGCCCACCGCCTGAACAAGAGCCTCAAGTTCGATCCGAAGACGCTGAAGTTCGACGATCCCGCGGCGAATGCATTGATCAACCAGCCGATGCGCGGGCCGTGGAAGATCGAGGTGTGA
- a CDS encoding MFS transporter: MSHAPSSTGTTFKLSVMMFLQFFIWGSFFVPLGGYLGQIFAGQNVVGHIYSTNNWAALIAPLFVGLVADRFFNAERVNGVLHLAGAALLWKCASVTSSPDALFAWLLGYFLCYMPTLALVNTIAFHNIADADEEFPRIRLWGTIGWIVAGLVVAQSVFGLVKLPVLPGITDAGSTAFPMKLGAVVSAIYGLYSFMLPATPPSGRGTPISIVKILGLDSFRMFKDPAFLVFAVCSFLICIPLAFYYAMTYPFVAKASFGEKSAGVMALGQVSELVFMALVPFFFRKLGVKWMLLTAMLAWTLRYAVFGLAPSVPAMLVLGIALHGICYDFFFVTGQLYTDRKAPREIRASAQGLIGLLTYGAGMLVGNKVLDWWSGHTGLDAATKEGWLAGAKAFWLMPAGIAVGVAVVFALAFWDRAAPGKPPVNVPSELP; encoded by the coding sequence ATGAGCCACGCCCCGTCCTCCACCGGCACCACGTTCAAGTTGTCCGTGATGATGTTTCTGCAGTTTTTCATCTGGGGCAGCTTCTTCGTCCCGCTCGGGGGCTACCTCGGGCAGATCTTCGCCGGGCAGAACGTGGTGGGCCACATCTACTCCACGAACAACTGGGCGGCCCTGATCGCGCCGCTGTTCGTGGGCCTGGTGGCGGACCGCTTTTTCAACGCGGAGCGGGTCAATGGCGTGCTGCACCTCGCGGGGGCCGCGCTGCTGTGGAAATGCGCCTCGGTCACCAGCTCGCCGGACGCTCTCTTCGCGTGGTTGCTCGGCTATTTCCTGTGCTACATGCCCACGCTCGCGCTGGTGAACACGATCGCCTTCCACAATATCGCGGATGCCGACGAGGAGTTCCCGAGGATCCGGCTGTGGGGGACCATCGGCTGGATCGTCGCCGGACTGGTGGTGGCGCAGTCGGTCTTCGGGCTGGTGAAGCTGCCGGTGCTGCCCGGCATCACCGACGCGGGTTCGACCGCGTTCCCGATGAAACTGGGAGCGGTGGTGAGCGCGATCTACGGCCTCTATAGTTTCATGCTTCCCGCCACGCCGCCGAGCGGCCGCGGCACGCCCATCAGCATCGTGAAGATCCTGGGGCTCGATTCCTTCCGGATGTTCAAGGACCCGGCCTTCCTGGTGTTCGCGGTGTGCTCGTTCCTGATCTGCATCCCGCTCGCGTTCTACTACGCGATGACCTACCCCTTCGTGGCGAAGGCGTCCTTCGGCGAGAAGTCCGCGGGGGTCATGGCGCTGGGACAGGTCAGCGAACTGGTGTTCATGGCGCTGGTGCCGTTCTTCTTCCGGAAGCTGGGCGTGAAGTGGATGCTGCTCACCGCGATGCTGGCGTGGACGCTGCGCTACGCGGTCTTCGGTCTCGCTCCCTCGGTGCCCGCGATGCTGGTCCTGGGCATCGCCCTGCACGGCATCTGCTACGATTTCTTTTTCGTGACCGGCCAGCTCTACACCGACCGCAAGGCACCCCGCGAGATCCGCGCCAGCGCGCAGGGACTCATCGGTCTGCTCACCTACGGCGCGGGGATGCTGGTGGGGAACAAGGTGCTGGACTGGTGGAGCGGCCACACCGGCCTCGATGCGGCGACGAAGGAAGGTTGGCTGGCGGGCGCGAAGGCCTTCTGGCTGATGCCCGCGGGCATCGCGGTGGGCGTGGCCGTTGTGTTCGCCCTCGCGTTCTGGGACCGCGCCGCTCCGGGCAAGCCGCCGGTGAACGTGCCGTCCGAGCTCCCTTGA
- a CDS encoding Gfo/Idh/MocA family oxidoreductase, which yields MKPSALDRRTFLGVTGATVAAAGFPAILKGEEAAASKQLKIGLIGCGGRGTGAASQALSADPNVKLWAMGDAFAPAIKNSLHNLAKFGDKLDVPEARQFAGLDAFQKVIESGVDVVLLASPPGFRPQHLRAAIEAGKHVFAEKPMAVDVAGVKSVLESAKLAKQKNVSIQHGFCWRFAPGVREAYGKITSGELGRVYSVYGTYFGTPPKPLQPGMKKPSNMGEVEWQVAWWNNFEWLSGGPLLEQAIHTVDKIAWAMNDVAPIAAIANGGRAMRTDDSNIYDHYNITFEYPGGVICHMGERQFPGLYAEVVDRVYCEKGTVVCPDNPMVLGLDGRKRQWMYRPQPGMEQNMYQVCHNEFFASLRKGEIINKGEYMANSTMLAILGREAAHTGLRVTWDDLWKVNQDMAPDTLKFQDAFAIAPAPVPGKYKLA from the coding sequence ATGAAGCCATCCGCACTCGATCGTCGTACGTTTTTGGGAGTCACCGGGGCCACCGTCGCCGCCGCCGGCTTCCCCGCCATCCTGAAGGGTGAAGAAGCCGCCGCCTCGAAACAATTGAAGATCGGCCTCATCGGCTGCGGTGGCCGCGGCACCGGCGCCGCCAGCCAGGCGCTCTCCGCCGATCCGAACGTGAAACTGTGGGCCATGGGCGACGCCTTCGCTCCCGCGATCAAGAACAGCCTGCACAACCTCGCGAAATTCGGCGACAAGCTGGACGTCCCCGAAGCCCGCCAGTTCGCCGGGCTCGATGCCTTCCAGAAGGTGATCGAAAGCGGCGTGGACGTCGTCCTCCTCGCCTCGCCTCCGGGATTCCGCCCGCAGCACCTGCGCGCCGCGATCGAGGCCGGCAAGCACGTCTTCGCCGAGAAACCGATGGCGGTCGACGTGGCCGGCGTGAAGTCGGTGCTCGAATCCGCGAAGCTCGCGAAGCAGAAGAACGTCTCGATCCAGCACGGCTTCTGCTGGCGCTTCGCCCCCGGCGTGCGCGAGGCCTACGGCAAGATCACCTCGGGTGAGCTCGGCCGGGTCTACTCCGTCTACGGCACCTACTTCGGCACCCCGCCGAAGCCGCTCCAGCCCGGCATGAAGAAGCCAAGCAACATGGGCGAGGTGGAATGGCAGGTCGCCTGGTGGAACAACTTCGAATGGCTCAGCGGCGGCCCGTTGCTCGAGCAGGCGATCCACACCGTCGACAAGATCGCGTGGGCAATGAACGACGTCGCCCCGATCGCCGCCATCGCCAACGGCGGCCGCGCGATGCGCACCGATGACAGCAACATCTACGACCACTACAACATCACCTTCGAATACCCCGGCGGAGTCATCTGCCACATGGGCGAGCGCCAGTTCCCCGGCCTCTACGCCGAGGTGGTGGACCGCGTGTATTGCGAGAAGGGCACCGTGGTCTGTCCGGACAATCCGATGGTGCTCGGCCTCGATGGCCGCAAGCGCCAGTGGATGTACCGCCCGCAGCCGGGCATGGAACAGAACATGTACCAGGTCTGCCACAACGAGTTCTTCGCCTCGCTGCGCAAAGGCGAGATCATCAACAAGGGCGAATACATGGCGAACAGCACCATGCTCGCCATCCTCGGCCGCGAGGCCGCCCACACCGGCCTGCGCGTGACCTGGGACGACCTGTGGAAGGTGAACCAGGACATGGCCCCGGACACCCTCAAGTTCCAGGACGCGTTCGCGATCGCCCCCGCGCCGGTGCCGGGTAAGTACAAGCTCGCCTGA
- a CDS encoding formylglycine-generating enzyme family protein, with protein MHARLLSILPLLVVTARADDSALPHPELLPTTKKIHELVAKETAPAADAMKPFSEKVPKAADATFDLVPIPGGEFTIGSPDSETKRGNDEGPQKKLKIEPFWMGKIEVTWDLYQPFMDNQKARNKDGTLNRDNNLTTSEPPEQKDGETLVDVVTQPTPPHLPMHFGMGEGYSKQYPAIGVTAHAASKFCEWLSAQTGHFYRLPTEAEWEYACRAGTKTAYFFGDDPAQLDDYAWSVGNSEYQYQKVGTKKANPWGLFDMHGNVAELCLDQYIPDAYAKAKDGATNPWMPVTKRYPTVYRGGSWNDDPDKLRSAARGHTDPALKMIDPQVPKSLWYFTNAPWLGFRVIRPLKTPSAEEMHRYWNMDGDSE; from the coding sequence ATGCACGCCCGATTGCTTTCCATCCTGCCGCTCCTCGTCGTCACCGCGCGCGCCGACGATTCCGCGCTGCCGCATCCCGAACTCCTTCCCACCACGAAGAAGATCCACGAGCTGGTCGCGAAGGAAACTGCACCCGCCGCGGACGCCATGAAGCCCTTCAGCGAAAAAGTGCCGAAGGCCGCGGACGCCACCTTCGATCTCGTCCCCATCCCCGGCGGCGAATTCACCATCGGATCACCGGACAGCGAGACCAAGCGCGGCAACGACGAAGGCCCGCAAAAGAAACTCAAGATCGAGCCGTTCTGGATGGGCAAGATCGAGGTGACCTGGGACCTCTACCAGCCCTTCATGGACAACCAGAAGGCGCGCAACAAGGACGGCACCCTCAATCGCGACAACAATCTCACCACCTCCGAACCGCCGGAACAGAAGGACGGCGAGACGCTCGTCGACGTGGTCACGCAGCCGACCCCGCCGCACCTGCCGATGCACTTCGGCATGGGCGAGGGCTATTCGAAGCAGTATCCCGCCATCGGGGTGACGGCCCACGCCGCGAGCAAGTTCTGCGAATGGCTCAGCGCCCAGACCGGCCACTTCTACCGCCTGCCCACCGAGGCGGAGTGGGAATACGCCTGCCGCGCCGGCACCAAGACCGCCTACTTCTTCGGCGATGATCCGGCCCAGCTCGACGACTACGCGTGGTCGGTCGGCAATTCCGAATACCAGTACCAGAAGGTCGGCACGAAGAAGGCGAACCCGTGGGGACTCTTCGACATGCACGGCAACGTCGCCGAACTCTGCCTTGACCAGTACATTCCCGATGCCTACGCGAAGGCCAAGGACGGCGCGACCAATCCCTGGATGCCGGTGACCAAGCGCTACCCCACCGTCTACCGCGGCGGCAGTTGGAACGACGACCCGGACAAGCTCCGCTCCGCCGCCCGCGGCCACACCGATCCGGCGCTGAAGATGATCGACCCGCAGGTGCCGAAATCGCTGTGGTATTTCACCAACGCCCCCTGGCTCGGCTTCCGCGTCATCCGCCCGCTCAAGACCCCGAGCGCGGAGGAAATGCACCGCTACTGGAACATGGACGGCGATAGCGAGTGA
- a CDS encoding FAD:protein FMN transferase, producing the protein MKPPWLLLLLCLPLLCRAEDHRFTFERGLMGTRFAITTHGPDEVKAKEAAADAFAKAEEINAVASDYIADSEVLSLSKAPPGQATVASPLLFDLLVKARHAADLTEGRFDPTIGPLTKLWRETRRRGQLPDADTLAKARAACDWHALKLDPATRGVTLEKPGMRLDLGGIAKGYAADAMFTLLRDRGFPRTCVAAGGDLRLGDPPPGETGWKVGIRSLEKDKLSDEIPLANCGVSTSGDLQQFVEISGVRYSHIIDPATGLGMTRHLAVTIVAKDTTTSDSLDNAACLAEPDQAEALEKSWGAIRVIVTTPPPIPSPAPAGR; encoded by the coding sequence ATGAAGCCCCCTTGGCTCCTCCTCTTACTCTGCCTTCCTCTACTCTGCCGCGCGGAAGACCACCGCTTCACCTTCGAGCGCGGCCTGATGGGCACGCGCTTCGCCATCACCACCCACGGCCCCGATGAGGTGAAGGCGAAGGAAGCCGCCGCCGACGCCTTCGCGAAAGCGGAGGAGATCAACGCGGTGGCCTCCGACTACATCGCGGACAGCGAGGTGCTCTCCCTTTCGAAAGCGCCCCCCGGCCAAGCCACCGTCGCCTCCCCTCTCCTTTTCGACCTCCTCGTCAAAGCCCGCCACGCCGCGGACCTCACCGAGGGCCGCTTCGATCCCACCATCGGCCCGCTCACGAAACTGTGGCGCGAAACCCGCCGCCGCGGCCAGCTCCCCGATGCGGACACGCTGGCCAAAGCCCGCGCCGCCTGCGATTGGCATGCCTTGAAACTCGATCCAGCCACCCGCGGCGTGACTTTGGAGAAACCCGGCATGCGCCTCGATCTCGGCGGCATCGCGAAGGGCTACGCGGCCGATGCCATGTTCACCCTTCTCCGCGACCGCGGCTTTCCCCGCACCTGCGTCGCCGCCGGTGGCGATCTGCGTCTCGGCGATCCTCCGCCCGGCGAAACCGGCTGGAAAGTCGGCATCCGCTCCCTGGAGAAGGACAAGCTGTCCGACGAAATCCCGCTCGCGAACTGCGGCGTTTCCACCTCCGGGGATCTCCAGCAGTTCGTGGAAATCAGTGGCGTGCGTTACTCGCACATCATTGATCCCGCGACCGGCCTCGGCATGACCCGCCACCTCGCCGTCACCATCGTGGCGAAGGACACCACCACCAGCGATTCGCTCGACAACGCCGCCTGCCTGGCCGAGCCGGATCAAGCGGAAGCCTTGGAGAAATCGTGGGGCGCGATCCGGGTGATCGTCACCACTCCGCCGCCTATCCCTTCGCCCGCTCCCGCAGGCCGCTGA
- a CDS encoding LysR family transcriptional regulator translates to MPETPPNLHHLELFYHVASSGGITAATRAMPYGIQQPAVSGQVAQLEKDLGVRLFQRRPFKLTPAGKELFDFLSPFFTSLPEITARISGKASRRLRLAAPVTLIRDHLPAVLSAVRKVQPDLELFLSDADQGSAFEMLEREEVDLAVTELVERPPSGVKHETLISMPLLLLLPPGFSVPKSGVAGIAGALPLVRPPEFAAISRLFAKGLDKAGIRWPASIEVNSLELVHTYVAKGFGAGLSVAAPGIRIARGVTSLELGAFPKLAIAGLWRGKLNPLAELVLSGLRERAKG, encoded by the coding sequence ATGCCGGAAACCCCGCCAAACCTGCACCACCTGGAGCTGTTCTACCACGTCGCGAGCAGCGGCGGCATCACGGCGGCGACACGCGCGATGCCCTACGGCATCCAGCAGCCGGCGGTGAGTGGGCAGGTGGCACAGTTGGAAAAGGATCTCGGCGTGCGCTTGTTCCAGCGCCGCCCCTTCAAGCTGACTCCTGCGGGAAAGGAGCTGTTCGATTTCCTCTCGCCGTTTTTCACATCGCTGCCGGAAATCACGGCGCGGATCTCGGGGAAGGCTTCGCGGCGGCTGCGCCTGGCGGCTCCGGTGACCCTGATCCGGGATCACCTGCCCGCGGTGCTCTCGGCGGTCCGGAAGGTGCAGCCGGACCTCGAACTCTTCCTCTCCGATGCGGACCAGGGCAGCGCCTTCGAGATGCTGGAGCGCGAGGAGGTGGATCTGGCGGTGACGGAACTGGTCGAGAGGCCGCCGTCCGGCGTGAAGCATGAGACGCTGATCTCGATGCCGCTGTTGCTGCTGCTGCCACCGGGTTTCAGCGTGCCGAAGTCCGGGGTCGCGGGCATCGCGGGCGCCCTGCCGTTGGTGCGGCCGCCGGAGTTCGCGGCGATCTCACGCTTGTTTGCCAAGGGGCTGGACAAGGCGGGCATCCGTTGGCCGGCGAGCATCGAGGTGAACTCGCTGGAACTGGTGCATACCTATGTGGCGAAGGGCTTCGGCGCCGGCCTCAGCGTGGCCGCGCCCGGCATCCGCATCGCGCGCGGCGTGACCAGCCTGGAGCTGGGGGCGTTCCCGAAGCTGGCCATCGCCGGACTGTGGCGCGGCAAGCTGAACCCGCTGGCGGAGCTGGTGCTCAGCGGCCTGCGGGAGCGGGCGAAGGGATAG
- a CDS encoding transcriptional regulator, whose protein sequence is MIDFSQIDKTIHEKGRLSIMTLLASRAEPWPFQDLKAELDMSDGNLITHLRTLEKAGFIAGEKLTGDGRPQTLYTLNKEGRKAFEQYLSILAQILDLGK, encoded by the coding sequence ATGATCGACTTTTCCCAGATCGATAAAACCATTCACGAGAAGGGGCGGCTTTCCATCATGACGCTGCTGGCTTCCCGTGCGGAGCCGTGGCCGTTCCAGGACCTGAAGGCGGAGCTGGACATGAGCGATGGCAACCTGATCACCCACCTCCGGACCTTGGAGAAGGCCGGTTTCATCGCGGGGGAGAAGCTCACCGGTGATGGGCGGCCGCAGACCCTCTACACGCTGAACAAGGAGGGGCGGAAGGCCTTCGAGCAGTATCTCTCAATTCTCGCGCAGATCCTGGATCTCGGGAAGTGA
- a CDS encoding DUF2721 domain-containing protein produces the protein MDLTLATPTLLFPASSLLFLAYTNRFLHLSALIRKLHVDFLQGHHPAVQAQIRNLKIRLWLIRWMQAIGVLSLLFCLASMGAFFFEGVDQAKTLFGIAVALMGGSLVLSLAEVLLSGGALAIFLRDMGEEAVRTRGKDDET, from the coding sequence ATGGACCTGACGCTCGCCACGCCCACGCTGCTGTTTCCCGCCAGCTCGTTGTTGTTCCTGGCGTATACCAACCGTTTCCTGCATCTTTCCGCCCTGATCCGGAAACTGCACGTGGACTTCCTGCAGGGGCATCACCCGGCGGTGCAGGCGCAGATCCGGAACCTGAAGATCCGGCTGTGGTTGATCCGCTGGATGCAGGCGATCGGGGTGCTGAGCCTGTTGTTCTGCCTGGCTTCGATGGGCGCGTTCTTCTTCGAGGGCGTGGATCAGGCGAAGACCTTGTTCGGGATCGCGGTGGCGCTGATGGGCGGCTCGCTGGTACTGTCCCTGGCGGAGGTGCTGCTCTCCGGCGGGGCGCTGGCGATCTTCCTGCGGGACATGGGCGAGGAGGCGGTGCGGACGCGGGGCAAGGACGATGAGACTTGA
- a CDS encoding TIGR00730 family Rossman fold protein: MTAPDCPDSPQPTEAHGISEKDIIEQEIFELVSPDHSFLSGPRSRMHDFGTLFRVGLDFLRAFRILHFVGPCVTIFGSARTKAGTTYYELARRMGEECAKLGFTVMTGGGPGIMEAGNRGAFEAGGRSIGVNIELPFEQHLNPYVQKAFTMRYFFTRKTVLVKYSYAFIVLPGGAGTLDEMFETMTLIQTGKLRNFPIILMGTGSALGDSKHDIVRVSSRLPGIGTATRRPGADDRSRPVGRRRFAGIRCKRVYENS; encoded by the coding sequence GTGACTGCTCCCGATTGTCCAGACAGCCCGCAGCCGACCGAAGCCCACGGCATCAGCGAAAAAGACATCATCGAGCAGGAGATCTTCGAGCTGGTCTCGCCGGACCATTCGTTCCTCTCCGGTCCCCGCTCGCGCATGCACGACTTCGGGACCCTGTTCCGGGTGGGTCTGGATTTCCTGCGCGCCTTCCGGATCCTGCATTTCGTGGGGCCCTGCGTGACCATCTTCGGCTCCGCCCGCACCAAGGCCGGCACCACCTACTACGAGCTGGCCCGCCGCATGGGCGAGGAGTGTGCCAAGCTCGGCTTCACCGTCATGACCGGCGGCGGCCCCGGCATCATGGAAGCCGGCAACCGCGGCGCTTTCGAGGCCGGCGGACGCTCGATCGGCGTGAACATCGAGCTGCCCTTCGAGCAGCACCTCAATCCTTACGTCCAGAAGGCTTTCACCATGCGCTATTTCTTCACCCGCAAGACCGTGCTGGTGAAGTACTCCTACGCCTTCATCGTGCTGCCCGGCGGCGCGGGCACACTCGACGAGATGTTCGAGACCATGACCCTGATCCAAACCGGCAAGCTCCGGAACTTCCCCATCATCCTCATGGGGACGGGTTCAGCTTTGGGAGATTCCAAGCATGACATCGTCAGGGTTTCGTCGCGACTTCCAGGAATTGGTACAGCGACAAGGCGACCCGGAGCAGACGATAGATCTAGACCAGTAGGCAGACGGCGGTTTGCAGGAATCAGGTGTAAGAGGGTGTACGAAAACTCCTAA
- a CDS encoding IS5 family transposase (programmed frameshift) — MATPEPSQSYPSDLTDTEWKVVEAIVGDSSKVGRPPRFERRAVINAIFYMVRTGGSWRFLPHDLPPWRIVYYYYSRWRNEGLWQKLHDGLRDAAREARAKKKRPTAAILDSQSVRTTRRGGVRGYDAGKKVLGRKRHLLVDTDGLILKVRVHGADLQDRDGARLVLDQIDESLDDLRLIWADGGYAGPKLQGWMQERFGSRPLQLDIVKPSEAQQGFAVLPRRWVVERTFGWLHQFRRLSKDYEYRTDSSEAFILIAASRILITRLARN, encoded by the exons ATGGCCACTCCGGAGCCCTCGCAAAGCTACCCTTCCGATTTGACCGACACCGAGTGGAAGGTGGTTGAAGCCATCGTCGGCGATTCATCCAAAGTCGGCCGCCCACCCCGTTTTGAGCGTCGTGCAGTCATCAATGCCATCTTCTACATGGTCCGCACTGGTGGCTCCTGGCGGTTCCTCCCCCACGATCTGCCGCCGTGGCGGATCGTTTACTATTACTACTCCCGGTGGCGCAACGAAGGGCTCTGGCAGAAGCTCCATGACGGATTGCGGGACGCTGCAAGGGAAGCCCGCGCCAAAAAAA AACGCCCGACCGCCGCGATATTGGATTCCCAAAGTGTGCGCACAACTCGCCGGGGAGGAGTGCGCGGCTATGATGCTGGAAAGAAGGTGCTGGGTCGGAAACGCCACCTTCTGGTGGATACAGACGGATTGATCCTCAAGGTGAGGGTCCACGGTGCTGATCTTCAAGATCGCGATGGAGCGCGGCTGGTGCTCGATCAAATCGACGAATCCCTGGATGATCTGCGGCTCATTTGGGCCGATGGTGGCTATGCCGGCCCCAAGCTCCAAGGTTGGATGCAGGAGAGGTTCGGCAGCCGCCCTCTTCAACTCGACATCGTCAAACCGTCGGAAGCGCAGCAGGGCTTTGCCGTGTTGCCGCGCCGCTGGGTGGTGGAGCGGACTTTCGGTTGGCTCCACCAATTCCGTCGCTTGAGCAAGGACTACGAATATCGAACCGACTCCAGCGAAGCCTTCATCCTGATCGCCGCCTCAAGGATACTCATCACCCGATTGGCTCGGAATTAG